The following are from one region of the Anaeromusa acidaminophila DSM 3853 genome:
- a CDS encoding phage tail protein encodes MEGVWLECNGQSTAGYPSLATIVGSNVPNYQGLFLRGYGSQLFTDIYGTVNHSSLSMGVIQGDSSRNAEGSFLGDDSVTGYSGYTPIGAPSPTGVFSTGAAYNFDLQNNGSGNGHIIKFSLKNVMPTDNENRPLNTAVKFLIRAK; translated from the coding sequence ATGGAAGGGGTTTGGCTTGAATGCAATGGACAATCAACCGCAGGATACCCATCGCTTGCTACCATAGTTGGTAGTAATGTTCCAAACTATCAAGGTCTTTTTCTTCGAGGCTATGGTTCACAACTCTTTACTGATATTTATGGAACGGTAAATCATTCTTCTTTGAGTATGGGTGTTATACAAGGTGACTCTTCGAGAAATGCAGAGGGATCTTTCTTGGGTGACGACTCAGTGACTGGATATTCTGGTTATACTCCAATTGGGGCACCATCTCCGACAGGTGTTTTTAGCACGGGAGCTGCCTATAATTTTGATTTGCAAAATAATGGATCTGGAAATGGGCATATCATTAAATTCTCATTAAAAAACGTTATGCCAACCGATAATGAAAATAGACCTTTAAATACAGCAGTTAAATTTTTAATTAGAGCAAAATAA